The Tenebrio molitor chromosome 5, icTenMoli1.1, whole genome shotgun sequence genome segment GAGGCTTTGCTGAAGTGCCATTCagtaagaacattttttaaaagctgTTCAGACAGGAACCCAGGCGGTAACATGTAAAATCGTTTTAGGTTCGCTAGTGATGAAAGTTTACAGTATTCTTgtgttaatattaaatataagATTGGCGTCTCTTTGGCCAAACATTGTCAAAACTTGGAATCAGATTGATCTTGTAATGGACAGACGTTACGGTCGtctaaaaaatttgaatttaaggATAAAAGTGTTGTTGGCCCTCTATTTTGTAAGCACTTTGGGTAAGCCAACCAGTACCTCGCTACGTTTAAACCAAATTGAACAAAACGGTTTCAGCTGGATATGTAGACTCATTCGTAATCACTGGAACCACGGACATTTTACAGTTCAacttttattcatttatttttaactataTCGCACCTAACTACATTCTTGCAGTTATTTATCTGGTTACAAGACGTTCGTAGAGAGGCTACAATTTATAACTGAATATTaatgttttcagtttgtttaTTCCATTCATTTTTTCGTAATTAATTTCAACGATATATTCATTATTTTGACGAGTATGGCTATTGCATTGAGATTTCAACAAATCGGAAACCGTCTGGAAATGACCGAAAAAAGTCAAGTGAGTTAAATGCTTAGTAACATCTTGACACAACATTAAACAGTTATTTTAGTCTCATGCTGGCATGGTCGACTTTTGGTTGGAAATGCGGCAGGATTACGACCGCTTGTCGCATTTATGTAAAGATTTGGACGATGGCATCAGCGGTCTGATTCTTGTGTCATTTGCCTACAATATGTTCTTCGTCATAATTTACCTTTTTCACCACTTAATGTTGAGATCATTTGGAATATGCATTGCTTTTAGTtaacgttttaaaatttatttttagggTGGAAAACGATGAAAGTCAAATTATTATGTTTTACTGGTTTTTTCCGTGTTTGGTTTTGAGAGTGTTTGCTGTATGCTTGTATACTTCGTGGCTAAATGACGAAAGTCTAACTCCACTTACTGTTTTAAATTCTGTCGTGTCGCGAGATTACAACTCAGaggtgaaataaataaaattagatgcgttcttttaatataaataGTATTTTATAGATAGGGCGATGGTTGGTTCAGATGAGTTTCGATGATGTTGCTTTAACGGGAGggaagattttcaaaattacgagaagtatttttttaagtgtaaaacTGATGGTAGTTGTAGTTGCAATAAAAATCACAGTATACACTTGCAGGTAGTAAGTATCGTGGTCACATACGAGCTAGTTGTTATGCAGTTTCATGGATTCTCTACTAAAACTGAAAGCGGTCGTTGACggtgcaatatttttttgttcaatgaTTTGATAACAGTTATAAACACCCTTATCTAAAATAAGTTAGACATAAATTTATAGTGTACcacgtttcttttttttatgctAGTTTATGTCGTAGAATGATAAATGAATAAACGTTTACACATAATTATTTGATGAAGAATTTTTGtgaacttaaagaaattttagGTAATTAATATTCATGTTATATGCTTGAAGGTGGTGTTTTCGTTTGAAGGAAATGTTCCCTTAACGTCAGTTTTAATAGAAATACCTTACGtagtttttttcgaaatgagAATAATTCCGCAAAATTCtctcaatttttcatttggtAGAGATCGTTACCAGTCAGATTTCAAATTTACCGCACTTCTACCTGTCGAATAATGTGGAGTCACGTGACCCACGCTGGGCGCCATTTCTCCTTATAAACAACAACCGGGACGGTGTTTGTGTGTGTCTTTCATTATTTGCGTTAAATATAGACAATTAAAATGTCAGAAGTTGAAGCTGTGAGTGCTAATAATGCCGTAGGTGAAGAAAACAGTCAAGTAAGTAAAGTGAAAAGGtgtttgattaaaatttcaactttcaacAATCCAGCAATGTGCACGTAATAGTGCAGTGTTTTTAGAATGTGACACTGTATGGTTAAACCCCTCGAATCGTTGCGTTGGCTATTACGAGACGCAACGGTGCTCACAGTCTAACCGGAAAGCGAGATCGTCATTATTTAAAGGAATTTCTTGTCGTCTTCAAAGTGAAAATTCACAATTTcctgaaaatttataaaccgTCAGTTCTGAGTTGCCCCGTTGTACTGACATTTGCTCCATTTTGACAAGATTTCGGCCGATAATCGTTGCGATACATGTACACCATATTCCACCATGTTATGCTAAGACGTACGTGTCGATAGGTGTCTCACTCTTTCGAACGATTTTCGATCGCGAGTCACGTCGGGAATTGACGCACACgttgtttatgttttggagggaaactttgaaaattaattttcttctaaTTGTCGGCGCAAATAGGACTGGCGACGATCATAAAGTGTTGTATTGTCATcagttaaataataatacgttatttatttgtatttgtagTTGTAACTGCACAATATACCACTTCAGATACCAAtgggtttatttttaaaattaattgaaaaaggAACCACTGTAGACTGTTACCAAGTGCACTTGTTGTGTTGAGTGTTGATAAATGAAAAGTTACAGATTGGCTAGATCTCTTGAgagtgttttatttgtttaatttttaccaCAGAATGACAAAGGGGTGAAGTCAAGAAAATCGAAATCGCCTCGGCTGTCTACTAAAGAAGAGAACGAAGCGGTTGCGAAGGTAGCGAAAGAAGTGAAtacttttgtaaaaatgagtattttaacaaaaacgtaattttaggGAGCTCATGTAGAAGTGGAGGGTCGCCGTATTACAAGGTCGGCGGCTAAAGGCGTGACGGCCACTCCACCTCCGCCAGCGAAGAAAGAACGTAAAAGCTCATCCGCCAAAGGGCGCGGACGCCCAAAGAAAGGTGCCCAGAACGCGGCGGACGAAAGCGATTCACAAAACGAGAGTAAAGATGTCACCATGACCGAGAATGAAAATCAGGCTAAAAACGACGATACCAAGAAAGAATCACAACCTGTGGAAAATAACACACACGAAGAAAAGGAAGAACTTGCAAATAATAACGCTGAAGTGTCTAAGGTAAATTTGCCGCGGAAGATAGATCAAATAAGAATTAATGTGGTGAGTTGCAGGACGTCGAGGCGACGGAGAACGGGGCGAAGGAAGACAGCGTTGACGCTTCAACCTCTGGTGACGACAAAAAGGAAGAAAGGAGCGAGACTTCTTCAGCAGAAGATGCGGCCAGACCAGCGACGGATGTGGCAGAACAGCCAGCTGAGTAaattaaagattaaaaatttgttttcgtttATATTTGCGCAGTAGGTTATTGAACAATTgaataattgtaattttacctaatataacaaattattttaaagttaatttgtgatttataatataattattcggtaacaattttgtaattaaagtgAAGGGGGGTTGAGTTCGTGTATCTCAAATGATTACTCTGGACTGTTATGAGAGAATaattcttcaaattttttagATGAGAAAATCAGGTTTAAAAATTACTCTGGGCACCACCAAAAAAGTGCACGTTTGTTGTCTTGGTTGCATCAACAGTAATCGTTTGCGAAAGCGTCAACCGAcctacaattaattttttaataaaaagataGCATAGGAAAGTACATATTCACATATGTACCTGAATCTCCCTGATCCTTGAATGTTTTGTCATTATCCACATTGTTTTATTGtgtttttcgttaaaaacgTTTCAATAAATTCAGTTTCAACTATACTTTTATAGATTTGCCAATCGatgtatacatattttgatttgATTAAACTTACTGAGTAGCGTTTTCttagatttttctttctttcgaATAATACacgtaataattattattcaactgAAAACTGGGGGCAcaggacattttttttctattgtattGCTAGTTATTGTGTTGTGTCCACAgaaaaatcggttataaaaattgtaaatataagtgtaaaatgtaaatattaaaatatttacataatttagatTATTTTCTGTTTGCACTTGTATACTTAGTAACACTATTTGACAGCTATCcacctttaaaaaaatactgtttcatttgtttaatTGTTATGTTTCTGCAAAGGATTCAGAAtagacattcaaaattttatccaGTGATTATTAGATTAGTTatgatttttaatgttttatatAAAAAGGAAATAGTGCATTagttaaatgtcaaatataATACCTAATATAATTTCATATTCGATTTGTAAAAGTAGTTTTGTGGGTATGTATGACTGAtgctatttaaattaataaataggtATAAGagaacaaaaaattgtcttaattAAAATCGACCCAATTCTAGCAGTGTTGTTATCCAAAGATTTGCATGGTGGGGTTTTGATGGTCAAGTGAGCAATgctgaaattatttatttccaatgaATATCatcaaataacattttaaatatctaAAACATACTTATATGTATATATATTATGTATATATCGGAAGAAATAACATCAAGATATCACTATAATTACTTATATTACAAATGTAACTCTTTACAaatacgaaaaaaaatattgaaaaaaaaaatgtagtaaaGTAAGCAATCTCAACATGTATAAACATTTGAATTTCTGTTTTGTGAATAATTTGTCGTTGTTTATACACGTCACCCTTGATTTGCTtataaaaacacacaaaaatttgaatataatatttttttatttaatatcaatAGATGATCGTAACGCTTTCACGTTACATTACTTGGTTCGCGACGCATTTATCACAAAACCAACGATATGTTATTATCTTATAGGAAGAAATTACAGGAACATACTGGCATTAGGTGAAAACGAACCGATCAAAAGATGTACAGCAAGTGGCAACATGAAGACGCCtgtattattgtcataaatCGAGAGGAGAATAGTCAGCaaaagaatatttattttatgataaATGCGTTTGcacaataataaacaaaataaaagaaaatcctTCATGCATTCTTTAAATCCAGGCACTGACGTatgtgaaatattttaatacatattttaatcagTCCTGTGTATTTACAAAGGCGTGATTAATACAACAGAAATAAGAAGGTTAATAACAAGCTATCAACATTTAGGTACGTGCTTCTTTATACATTTTTGGGTATGTTTAGAACATTGTTGCAACacttagtttttttttgctttattttaaattaaaattatatacaAGAGATCAGTAAGCTCTTTTCGAATTGTATAATACAGAGATCATGTTTTCTCGTAGTGAGCGCATACTTGGTAAAATTGTCGTAAAATCAACGAACTGTTCGTACGAGTAGCAAATCAACGTTTACATATTTCATAATACTGATGAGTGTACATAATCAGCACATTTGTCGAGAAATCAAACTGTGCTTAAatgttacatttattttttggtacTAGAGTAAATTGTGCCGTATATTATCACCAGATTCAGTTTGTTTCCATGGTAAAAGTGACTTCCGCGTTttgtaatgaaaatattcGGTAGGTAGGTAAGACGCGATGCGGTAGAAATGTTGAGAAACCAGGCGAAATCAAAATCTGATGTTTAGGGTGTCGAGGGAAGACTTGGCAAGCTTAACGAAATTTGCACAACTCTAAAGTCAATGTTTGCACAACTCGAAAGTCAATGTAATCATGGACACACTCTttataatctaaaaattaatttcagcaGATTCTATCAGGAAATGTATGTTGTTAGAAGTCTGCATGAaaaatttcgtatttttctaatacagggtgtccttAGTGCAAAACCGGTTTCTGACTAAGTAAGTACATCACAACCTAATAATTTCACGATTagtgtcaaattaaattagtaGTAATCATGTACACCCTGTACATTTAGGCAACTTTGTAACAGATGTCTTAACAAGAATAGCGTAGGAAAAACAATAATTCCCTAGTTATCACCACTATTTACATATACTGAATGTTTGCGAACAAATACTAGAATCAACACAGTTAGTAAATCACTGTTTTAGTGTCTCACTCAGTAAATTTCAATAGATATGGTAAAATACGTGATGTGCTCTGGTCACAAGTAGAAAATTTTTCTCCCTTTACTCTagactaattaattattttttaatagtgtGCTCTCTGAATAGAATTTCAATTTGGAAAAACAGCCACActgaattataaaaaaacaatcaaaatccatgtctgcaaaaaataaatacctatCTGTCGTTATTATGACAAAATGAATTCCTTgtagctatttttttttgaacgatCAAAAAGGACAGAGATGTAACCAAAAAACTGATCATTCGGCTACTTTACGGTGGAAGTTAAATATACTGCCACCAGAATGATATAAAATCGCACTACGTAATAAATTGCCCCAATTGCCCAATCTTACATATTCACctcgaataaaaatttcccGGAATAACGTACTAGTTCGAAATGCGTGTACAAGATTGCATTGGGTCAAGAATTTAGAAATTATCTTTCAATGCTTCTGCTTTAGAATGTAGTAATTAGCTGCTGTAATAGGTACGAAAAAATGATTCTAGCTTCTAGCTATTGAAAACATCAGTCCTGTTAATGTCCTTTTTCTTAACTATACGATATAAcaaccatttttttaaataacagaACAACAAATCTCGCTTTCTAAAATCTCACTAATCGTCCCATGTGGGAAATGCGTTAGGATCGCTGACGAAGAGATTAGAACCGGTTGTCGCGTTAGTTGGGTTGGATCTACTAATTACTGATCTCGTGTTATTAGTTTCTACGTTGTATTGTTGCTCTACTTGATATTGCTGCGTTTGAGTAGGTTGAGCCCAGGAGGGTTGGTGATCCCAATCGATTTTAGGATCCCAGTCGTACGTGGGTTGATCTTGACTGTCGGACAAATCGATTTAAACGTGGTAGGACGTCGTGATGTTACTCACCTGAAAATACTTTGCTCCGAGTTCTTAAATTTGGGTTTTTCGTGTTCAGTCACCGTTAATTCAATATTTTGATCTCCGTCGAAGCTTTCTTCTAGAgtactattttttattccgtAGTAGAAGTACATTATAAAACCCAAAGTCATCCAGATAGTGAAACGGACCAATGTAAGAATCgacagttttaaaattaaatagatATTAACAGTAATCGCCACGGCCGGAACGAAAGGCAAACCTGGTGTCATGAACATCAAAGTGTTTCTGAAATTCGTCACAAATTTAACGGAGGAGCATCAAAATTATTCCAACAAACCTATTCTGTGGCTTTCGTGATATGACTAACAACACGGCAAGAATcgcaaacaaaaaaacaaaaaagaagaacgtTATTGTTCCGGACATGTGGTGCATGCCACACACTATTATTAGATCGAAAATAATTATCAACAAGTACAAGCAGCCGACCATTTTCATCACGAACATGCCAGATTCTTCGGTCGCTGGGCCGGTGTCGACCCAAGGAAAAATCGCCGGGCACAAATACGTGGCAGCCTTCAAAACTAAACTgtaataaccgaattaaataGTCGTCAGGAAAGATTCTTTACCTGCAGCCTGCGTCCTATGTAACCTAAACTGGGTCCCACGGTGGATCCCACCACGCCTCCAGTACTCGTGGCGCTACCGGCTCCGTGTAAAGTTCCTGCAATATTAGGAAACTGTAGTGGTATTCAGTTCTGAAAGGTTCAAAAAAGCCCCACCGTAAAACTTATTTTCCGTTCGATCGGAGACCAAGAACTGGTCATCCCTCATAGAAAATTCTTCCTCTTGCTCATCCGCTCCGAACGTGTCGTCGCTATCTGGCGAGCTGAGAATCACACAAATGTATCCACTGATCGGCCAAAATT includes the following:
- the LOC138130361 gene encoding gustatory receptor for sugar taste 64e-like, with translation SAGYVDSFVITGTTDILQFNFYSFIFNYIAPNYILAVIYLFVYSIHFFVINFNDIFIILTSMAIALRFQQIGNRLEMTEKSQSHAGMVDFWLEMRQDYDRLSHLCKDLDDGISGLILVSFAYNMFFVIIYLFHHLMVENDESQIIMFYWFFPCLVLRVFAVCLYTSWLNDESLTPLTVLNSVVSRDYNSEIGRWLVQMSFDDVALTGGKIFKITRSIFLSVVSIVVTYELVVMQFHGFSTKTESGR
- the LOC138132300 gene encoding nucleolar protein 58-like, coding for MSEVEAVSANNAVGEENSQNDKGVKSRKSKSPRLSTKEENEAVAKGAHVEVEGRRITRSAAKGVTATPPPPAKKERKSSSAKGRGRPKKGAQNAADESDSQNESKDVTMTENENQAKNDDTKKESQPVENNTHEEKEELANNNAEVSKDVEATENGAKEDSVDASTSGDDKKEERSETSSAEDAARPATDVAEQPAE